The following nucleotide sequence is from Leishmania mexicana MHOM/GT/2001/U1103 complete genome, chromosome 24.
CCTGGTCTCCAcgcctctcgcgcgcgcgaccTAGTGAAACGGgatcgtctctctctccaagTGGGCACGATGGCTTCACTTCACCCCTCTCCAAGCAGCATTGGGTGGGATCCGTGTTTCTGAGTTTTCAAcctctttcttttccctCGACTCGTCTATGTATCTTCTCGGGTCTCTGTCTCATCGTGGTGGCGCGAGCGCAACATGCGATTCGATAGCGCTTGCAAAGAAAATGTCGTCTGGCAGAATATACAAATTTTTATTTCGCAAGGAGCAGCCCCAGTGGCTGTGGGACATGGCGCTTGAGGTGCGCCTCCCTGCCTTGTTTCTGCTGGGCGTGGTGTACGTGAACACAAAGTGCTACTACGACTCACTGAGCGCGTACCAGGCGGGCTCACGATGGGGCATTACACAAGGAAAGCTGCTAGAGCTACGGAAGCTCAACTATAGGTACATTATCGTCCCGCGGTATGCGGTCAAGTACGAGTTTGACGTGGATGGCAAGCGATACGTCTCGACTCGTGGCACCACCGGTTCTCCGTATCGAAACTGGATGGAGGGGTGGTATTACGACACGATCACGGAGGCGGAGTATCTTCAGGCGATTCCTGTGCTTCGCGTAGGTGAGCGATGCAGTGTCTTCTATGACAAGAAGAACCCCAAGGCACATTCGGCACTCGCGCAGGATGCCAACTCATTCGAGATTTCCTTTCTGGGATTCTTGGCTGTCTTTCCGTTGATCATGGGCTACTACATGAAGGCCCATTTCTGGATGCTGCGAAAGGCCTACATGCCGAACAGGAAGATGCGTATCCGCTTTCCAGTTTACGACCATCCAAagccacccccgccgcctccaaAGGAGCCTCATCAGATATCGAAGCTGCCGCCAAAGAATTGACCACGGGCGTGTCGGGTAGTGTGCTGGGTAGACTGCATGACTTGTCTTGTACGGCGTTTCCACTGGATACGGCTATGCGCGTGCCTGGTAGAGGTGTGCCTGTGACCACAACGTTGTCTTTGGCGGCACACAGGTGGAGTCGTCCGCGAGGGAAGCCCGATACGCAGCTGCAGTCTTCCGGGTTTTGTGACGGCTtgttctctgtctctccgtACTTGTGGCGTCGAGTGAAGCGGATGTGGTGTCTTAACATCAACATTTGAGGCtactcgcagcagcgcacggaCGCTGCTCTCTGTCTGTATGTTCTTGTGTGTTTTTGTATGGAGCAGGACTTTGTGTTGTAGAGGCGACAGAGTTGCTCGACTTGTTAACCTTCCACATCTCTCACAGCATTGTGcaaagaaaggaaaagaaaactAACGTCGCGCACATACGCAGCGATACATGCAAGAATAACATGAGGATGCCGTAGGCCGAACCTGGTCGAATGAGTTTTTCCAGAAGCCGAGCCTAGGTGTGCTGCGTTCCAAGGTCGACTGCGTCTGAAGAAGTGACGtcatttgtgtgtgtgtgcgtggttTCGTGATGGGCGTCTCGACTATGTGGACGTGCTGGTGAAAGGTTTTATGTGGTACCTATTTCTCTGCgtactcccccctccccctccttccccttgTCGCTTGATGGTGTCCCCGCGTACCGAAACGGTTCTCTCGCTTTGGagtcttctctctttttccaTTGCCATCGGGCGAATTGTGCGGTATTCCGCTGATCAATACGCACGCTCATTTCAGCCGTCGAAAGGTTTGGAACATTGACCCTTGCTCCGAAACATGTCTGGTGAGTGCGTGTACGACTTGGTGACCGCCAGCGACCCCGTAGGGGCAGGGGGGAACGTGGTGACCGTCAAgcccgctgccaccgccaagAAGAGTCGccgagcaccaccgcctaCGGCGTCCACCTTTGGCATTCACGGCACAAGCGCTGTTGTAGCGAACGCCGGGGGCGAGTTCACAGACGCGTCGGTACACCCCTCGCGGAAGCCCATTGGGACTTTTGGCCGCGAGGTTGGCCCGACCGTGACCCCGGAGAACTTTCTCCGCAAAAACGAAGGTCCGCTCACTGCCAGCCGCGGTGCACCGACTGTAGATAACTCCGCGTTTAAGAAGAGCGAATACCACCGCGAAAAGGCAAAGCCCGACGTGCCTTTGCGTAACGAGCGCCCTGTCATGGGATTACGGACAGAGAAGAACTTTGTAGTCGCCAACGCGGTGGAGAACACGTTGGCAGTGCCTACCAAGGTAACACCAGCCCCGAAACCTCGTGCGACGGATCGAGAGGACTTTGCCAAGGTGCCGCAGTACATCACAGAAATCAAAGAAGACATAAAAGCGCGCAAGCAGATGCTCGAAGACGAAAAGGCGGCGGACAGAACTGCACAGGAGCGGTGGTCGGAAATTTCTCCGtcggagctggcgcagctgcttgaTGGCCTTCAACGTCGCTGGGACGCACTCAACAAGGATTACCAGACGAAAGGATTCAGCAAGTTGGAAACACCGTCGCAGCGTGCACATCAGGAGCTCGTAGAGAAGCAACTCGTGGCCGTAGAGTTTGCAATGCAAAAGCTTAGCCGGCAGCACGTCTTCGTATTCGACGATCAGAAGTGAGCCCTCACGTGTGcgttgccgcctctctcgcagGCTCGTGAGTAGGAGGTTAGACGCGTGCTTCAGCGAGTGTGCGCTGCATCAATACAGGCGTTTTTCGTTTGTAAGAATGAAATGTACCTTTTTCCCTCTTTGTCTCCTTTCTTCGTGCTCGTTTCCAAGCGCGTCTCGCAGCTGTGCCCCCGCTCAGGGCTGCCTTTATTGTGCCATACCGCGGTTGTTGCTGTTAGAGTCCGCGACTTGAGGGCGACCGGGCGAGGGATgcgggagcggcagctgatATAGATGACTGAAGCAGTGGGCTGGTTTTGGTGAACTGAAGACGGTCGGTGctgtatgtgtatgcgtgtgtttgtgcgcgcgcggctgcgtcggtgcTTCTTTGGGTGCCGGATGTATAGATGACACTCTGGTGTTTTGGTTTGCGCACTTGTGCGCACGCTGATGTACCTCTCTTCTTGTTTTGTCTGCGCATGTTCGAGCAGTGCAATGAAAGCGAACACGGCAACACGCAGCTGTTGGACACGTTGGTGGCGCCAATAGGAATGCCCGACTTCAGTGTTTGCCTTTTTGCAACGGCTCCCGACATAACGTAGCGCCGTGGGTGCAGGGGAAGGCATCACAGGCAGCGAGGCCATGATCTGCTGCCTATCGATATCACAGAACCAACGTGGATGTGCCTACCACTTCGGCTACGGAGCTGCCTCGAGCGGCCTACTCATCATTGCCCCCCTTACCCTCTTTCCTTTTTGATTGGTGAACGGCGTGCACTCACTGCGGCGTGCCCTTCTCGGCTGTTGccgtttttgttttgttctTCTCCCTGGTTTCCTGTGCCTCTTCGGGAGATTCCTGGTTGCAGGCATCCGCTGCACGGGTTTATGCCGTTGATAGGGCTGCAAGGAAGAAACCAAGGAGAATGTTCTTTGACCAGCGCCGCGTACTGACGGAGGATGCGCCGCGAAGGCCGTACCAGAATAATACCTCTACGGCATCCTTCGAGTGCCCACTTCTCAAAGGGCTGCACTACGGGCAGCGGAAGCTGATGCTGTCGGAAGTGGAGTTTTTGGTACAGATTTCCATGCGCAACagaagctgcggcagcggtgcatccCCGAAGAAGGTGCTTGTCGTGTacgccggcgctgcttgcgGACTTCATTTGCCgtttctcttttctctttttccGGCGCTTGATTTTGTTCTCATTGACCCAGCGCCGTTTTGCCCACAAGTCACGGAAATTGCGTCGAAGGAGGGGACCTGTGTGCTGGAGCTCATCGAAGGACTCTGCACCGCGGAGCTGTGCTTGCGGATTCGGCGTACCTACCACGAAACGCATGACATTTTCTTGGTGAGTGACATCCGTTCTGGCGAACCTACGGGCATGTCGCTGAATCAGGAGCACACGGACATGATCCAGCAAGACAACAACGCCCAGCGAGAGTGGTGTTTCTCGCTGGAGGTAGAGGCGGCAATGCTGAAGTTTCACCCTCCTTATCCGGCCGCCAAGGATAGTGACCCGGCCAACTACAAAGCACAGGACgcgacggtggaggagtACACATACCTGGACGGAACACAGCTGCTTGGGGTCTGGGCACCCAAATCTTCCTCAGAGGTGCGTTTGGTCGTCGTCGGACCGTTCAAGCGCGGCTACGAGGCGCCTACTCGACGCTACTACTGTACAGTGCACGAGGAGCAGTGCTACGCGTACAACATGGATAATCGGTACGAGAAGGACTGCGCGGCCGAGCGCCTCATCCTGGAGACGTACCTCAGCGCTTTTCCAGGCGCGTACAAATCCGTCGAACAACTCTCCAAAACGCTCAGTGTGCGGCTGGAGTATCCGCTGTTTTGTCCACTCGAGCCAGGGTTTACCGAGCAACATGCGCGATGGGTGACACTGCTGTACTCGACCAGGAAGCCCTCTGCTCTCCAGTACTTTGACTTGCTAAAGAACGACATGCCCGTTGAGCAGGTGGCAGGCCTTGTGACGAAGTACAAGGACTGCTGCGAGATCCCTGCTGGAGTTAAAGTCGGCGAGATCGAGTTGACACCTCATTTTTGGTCCGTCTTTGCAGCCGGTGACTTTGCTGTTGTGTACTGCTTCCCCGTTGTTCGATGGGGGTGGAAGCAGCACGCGCATCGACGCCAGCCGAACAAGCAACAAGGCGAGGGCGAAAAGCGCCATTGCCGGTTTGCCGGGAAAAAGCGAACGGCCAACGCTGCTTGACAGGCGACAGCTGAGGCGGGTGCGGAAGACCTTGGTGTTGTTCTCTCTGGCCACCTACGGCAGCAGTCTCGGGGGCTGCTCGCGACGAAGCTTCTTGAGTCACTTCCTCGCAGGCTGCGCagggtgagagagggagaaatGAAGCGAAGTAGCGCTGAATTCGGTCGAGCGATGTGTTCTGCGTTGAACTGCGCTCGTGTCTCAGAGGCAGTGCGCAACAAGggaaagaagaaaagaaaacggagcCCAACAGAGTCGAATCGCCGAAGTGGCCGCGGTACTGAAAGTAGTGCAGGACCAGACAAAGGTTCTCGAACCGATGACACGGAAGTTTCCCTCTGCTGGTTTCTTTCAGACGCTGCGGAAAAGCCTATCTGGAGATCTTCCCTCTCGTCTCCTCCACGATTTCCAGCACAGTGTCACGCGATTTTCATCGCTGCTGACAAATTTGGctgaggtggggagggggtggtgatGTGTATGTGGGCGAGCAAACATCAATATTAGGGTGACTGAAGTACAGAATATGATTTAGTCTTGTCTTCCTCTTTCGTTCactgctctcctccgctgttGGATGTGGTGCTCACACTCCCCCCCCGTCCAATCTCCGCATCCATTTTTCGATACTGGCACTGTGCTCGTGCTATTACTACGGTTGCGCACCTCTCACGACACCCCCTCACGCATAGATCGCACTTTATTCTCCACGCTCAACTCATATTTTTTTTTAGTCGCCTGGCCAGTTCATTTTCTCGTCTTGTAGTTGGTGCTAGCCgaggaaacacacacacacccacacacaaaagaTGAAAATCACGATCAATATTGAACTCGCACACTCGGAGCTGTACAAGGCGGCACACCTTCAGCAGACAGTGTCCGAGCTAGACCCGAATGCGGTGGTGCGATTCAAGACGGATACAAGCTTCCTAGCACAGCGCATCAAGGATGCGGTGAAGGCAAAGCAGTACGACACAATAGTGAGCGAGCTGGTCCACCGTCTCTCAGATCCTGCGTCCTTTGCGGATAGCCTAGAGGTAATGTGCTCAATCGCGTTCTTCAGCAAAGGCCGTGTGGACAGCGGCGAGAGCGTTGCTCCATTTGTAGAAGTGCTTAGTCGTCTGCCTGAGGAGGCGAAGACGCACGCAAGGGAGGCGATCGTGCAGCGCGCGATGACGTTTCTGTCGAAGCCACGGCGCCTGGACTGTAGCCGTGCACCCTTAATCGGCTATGCGGAGACCTTGGCCATGATGACGCGAAGGGAGCTGCTGAGCGTCCGTAGTGTCGTTGGGACTTTGGTGCAAATGATCGAGAACGACACGACTCGGACTGCTGGCATGACGTGCCTGGGCAAATTAATGGAAGTCTCGTACGAGGCTGTCCGGAACTGCGACACTGCGATGCTGAGTGCTTTGAGAAGCGCGGTTCGCCTCGCACAGATGAACGATACATTCCTGTACGACGTGGAGTACATTATGGAGGCATTTGGATGGTCGCCGTACAAGCCGGCGCTGAGCCTGCGTCGCTCCAGCTGCCATCACGAGTACCccattctctctcttgcctACTGCGGTGGTGCGAACCATcgcgaggtggtggtgagctCCTCGTCGGACGGCACGATAGGAACGTgggacggcgtcggcgtgctgctgcagaacgTCCTCCTTTCGCGCCATTACGCTTCTTGCTTAGACCTCACAAACCGCGGCCATACCCTGATCGTCGGCGCGGTGGGGCGGTACACCAATACTCCGCCGGCCGTGATCTTTTACAATGAAGATGGCAATCGCAAGGCGCAGTGGCAGGAGTGCGGCGGCACTGAGCCCGACGACGCTAACTTCATCTCTAGCCTCAAGTGTCTGAAGGACTCGTCCGGGTCACGGTACTGCGTCGGCGTGCAAACGTCGAACGCGAACTCCCTCATGATCTTCGACGGTCAGCACGTGACGCAGCGCTACTTTGATCACACGGACATCATCACCACCATTCACGTTCCCAGTGACCGCGAGAATCTGGTCATCACCGGGTCTCGCGACTGCTCGACGCTGATCTACGACCTCCGAGACCCTCGCAACGTCAGCGCGGCAACGCACCACACGAACACTGTTTCCTGCATCACGAGCTGTGACAACAACCTCTTCACAGCTGGACTCGACAAGCGCGTTGTTGTGGAGGACTTTCGAATGCTGCGCAGCCCAAACGTGCATCGCGACATGGACAGCGCTGTGTTGAGTATGTCTGTTAGCAATTCTCTACAGTGTGCCGTGGCGACGCTTACAGGTGTGTACCTGATCAACTTTTCTAGCAGCACCTCCGTACCTACGTCGTCGCGCTCCGACTGTGGCGGGGGTGCCTCTCGCTACAACGCCGTATGCTGGAACAATGCCGGCACCATcctcttcggcggcggcgaggcacacacactGGATTTGTTTGCCCCTGCGTACGAGCTAAACTCTTTTGAGGTTTAATGGGTGTATCGTGCATCCATGCGGGGCTACAGGGTCAGCAAAGAGAAGCTAAACGCAAAAAAAATATGGAGGCGGAAGCAGCTCGAGCGTGACGTAGTCGCAtactgcagcagcgtgggctgAGTGTAGATTCTATGTGGTGCCTCACCtgaccccctcctcctctcctacGCTTTCCCTGACCCCTCTTCCCGATCTCCTCCCACAACTGTTAGCAATGTGTCTCCGCAGTCGATGTCCCGACCTCATTTTCAGCGCCTACACAGGTGAGGTGCCCTTGCACTCTCCTccgtgttttcttttctctaCTTTCCTCCGTTTGTTGCATGTAATGTTATAACATGAAGAGAAGGAGTGCGAGCTGACGCCCATGGCCTCTCTCCCTAAACACCCACGCGTCATTGTCTCAGTAAGGACTTGAAGAGCATTGATGCGCAGAGTAGCCGGGTGGGGCAGCGGTGTGTGTAAGAGAGAGGCGGTATTGACGTACCGATCAAGCGTGTGCTTGGTTGTTTGTGTTCTTTTACATTTATGCCTTTACTTTGGTGACTGAATCCGGCGTggagtgcagcagctgcgtgctgCCATGTGTTGCTCTTCTGTTCTCTTTTTCATTTCCAATCCTTCGTGTCCTCCGGTGTCAATCTTCCTGGATCCGCGTTCGTTTcctgtttcttttttctgttgtcTCTTACTCTACACGGAACCCCTCACGACAGGAGGACACCTTTGGCGCGGTGTCTCAGGGTTCAGTGCCCGCTGCGGGcgaggaagccaagcagccgccctctcccctgtcAATGCCGAACCAGATCCGGTGCTGGCAGGGTCAGGTACCTGCGACGTgaggaggtcagagcgacgtgaggctgctgatgtcggaGGTGGGGCTGTGGATGGATCTGCGGCGGAGCGTCCTGGGGCAGCGAAGTCATATATACACTATCCATATTATGGGCAGGACTCCAACGTGACGCGAACGCAGCCCACGCGGCCCTCGTACTGCCTCCTGGCACGGGATGCCTCAACCACCCCGAGGAggatgcacgaggtggcggctggcatagcaggagcggctgtgTGGCGACCTGCAGAGCGGGAGGTGGGTGTAGCtcgaggcaggggccgtgctcgggtgacggagtcggcgcattTCGTGTACCGCGTgtgtctacggctgcttggaaccacgcgatggggcctgtggcCGGCTGGCCGGGGGAGGCGCGGTAGGGTGGTGTCTGAGGCATGCTGTGTGGCAGAATGGCCACGttggcggggggggggaggaagaacTGTACACTGATGCATATGTGTGCACCGACAGCTACAAGGGTTAGTGATGTGCGGAGGAAGTGTGAGGATGTCATTGCCGGGAATGGACGACAAACGTCAGTGTGGCATCCGTGCGATAGAAAAGAAACACGAAGAAGAGTCACCCATCTCAGACGAAGTGCGCATTGCACGTCTTCCTGGTTTTGCCGGACGCGCTCACCACTCGCATTTCCGCAGCGACCCCGGCTTTGCCCCTCTTGCCTCACCGTACGTAACCGACATTGAACAGAACACGcttgtgttttttttcgccGGTCAAGACCAATAGCCCTGGTGAGCAGAAAGAAGAATGCGCTAGGCGAACCCTGCATGGAGACGATCGCTTCTGGGCATCTATGGTTATCACCACCCATCGCAACTTTCCTCTGTTTGATTCCTTGTTCTCTTTTTGttggtgtatgtgtgtgtgtgggggggggtaaaCGCTCTGTGCACTGGTGGCGTTGCCTCGAACGGCGGATAAACGACCACGGCCTCCACTTACAGCACAAACGATCGCGCAGATTAGTTCGTAGAGAGCGATAGagaagggcgaggaggaagcggcgcaCGCAAAGTAACGGCATCATTCGGGTGCCAGTACACTTTTTTATCCCCTAATTAAGACGAAAGGAGACATGGACGACGGAACTCGCATTACCGAGGATGTGGAGAAGTTTCTTCGCGCTGCGCGCTCGCGCGACACGGCAGATTGCAGCCGAATGCTGAAGGAAAAGCCTGAGCTCGTGAACTCCGTCGAGGCTGGTGGCTACGCTGCCCTCCACTTTGCCGCCTTCAACGGTGATGCGGAGATGATTCGCCTT
It contains:
- a CDS encoding G-protein (beta)-like protein yields the protein MKITINIELAHSELYKAAHLQQTVSELDPNAVVRFKTDTSFLAQRIKDAVKAKQYDTIVSELVHRLSDPASFADSLEVMCSIAFFSKGRVDSGESVAPFVEVLSRLPEEAKTHAREAIVQRAMTFLSKPRRLDCSRAPLIGYAETLAMMTRRELLSVRSVVGTLVQMIENDTTRTAGMTCLGKLMEVSYEAVRNCDTAMLSALRSAVRLAQMNDTFLYDVEYIMEAFGWSPYKPALSLRRSSCHHEYPILSLAYCGGANHREVVVSSSSDGTIGTWDGVGVLLQNVLLSRHYASCLDLTNRGHTLIVGAVGRYTNTPPAVIFYNEDGNRKAQWQECGGTEPDDANFISSLKCLKDSSGSRYCVGVQTSNANSLMIFDGQHVTQRYFDHTDIITTIHVPSDRENLVITGSRDCSTLIYDLRDPRNVSAATHHTNTVSCITSCDNNLFTAGLDKRVVVEDFRMLRSPNVHRDMDSAVLSMSVSNSLQCAVATLTGVYLINFSSSTSVPTSSRSDCGGGASRYNAVCWNNAGTILFGGGEAHTLDLFAPAYELNSFEV